One segment of Megachile rotundata isolate GNS110a chromosome 6, iyMegRotu1, whole genome shotgun sequence DNA contains the following:
- the LOC100880121 gene encoding cytochrome b5 domain-containing protein 1 has product MSFAHQIVSCCCIECEVSTNSSVDSSKVLKYFLPTEVALHNTSVDCWVSYNDEVYDLTDLCKLWANQREIKPILAYAGKDISHWFDHEKNDIKYHIHPVTGVSVPYCPHGPIPDVASCVVPAVTWRPLDKCPWWLDTKYKKGFLTKNARPCRILNVLTGIQVVIMVGLFIRSKLA; this is encoded by the coding sequence ATGTCATTCGCGCATCAAATCGTTTCCTGTTGTTGTATAGAGTGCGAAGTTTCCACAAATTCTAGCGTCGATAGTTCCAAAGTGCTCAAATACTTCCTACCGACAGAGGTTGCGCTGCACAATACGTCGGTCGATTGTTGGGTCTCGTACAACGACGAGGTGTACGATTTGACTGATCTCTGTAAACTTTGGGCCAATCAAAGAGAAATAAAACCTATATTAGCCTACGCTGGCAAAGATATCAGTCACTGGTTTGATCATGagaaaaatgatattaaatatcATATACATCCGGTTACGGGAGTGTCGGTACCTTATTGTCCACACGGACCGATACCGGATGTAGCTTCTTGCGTAGTACCTGCCGTTACTTGGCGGCCACTAGACAAATGCCCTTGGTGGTTAGATACAAAGTACAAGAAAGGATTCTTAACCAAAAACGCGAGACCCTGTCGAATCTTAAACGTGCTCACCGGTATACAAGTTGTTATAATGGTAGGGctttttattagatcaaaactaGCTTAA
- the LOC100883109 gene encoding uncharacterized protein LOC100883109 isoform X1, translating into MTSETSGETSSLEHLHREAFDCLETFPNKIIELNAFIDEYMPESVKTSKYDENTTGRKVRCQSTLSTAKNCDLNSVSDFGVSSYYSLPICNHGRSRHGVCKRKFYRSRGVASCNGRRRPGPLGQLLAFIVSSLTACTRRIVIAPSKYIIDNVVSTFFQRRELKNAECGPSSDWDNSLSTCVFALKKDTTVIGKLIDTMRPAVVKLITDTTILKRWLQAVSLATPSPSTELTNATRNTETIDCWAYELFFHLKYLQVNRARRTTVDKVVAKEESKPNELIHANLWHRLVQLRDNYIILYETLQTYDKIRNSEKEKQQD; encoded by the exons ATGACTTCCGAGACAAGTGGCGAGACTTCGAGTCTCGAGCATCTTCACCGAGAA GCCTTTGATTGTTTAGAAACGTTTCCGAATAAAATCATCGAACTGAACGCTTTCATCGACGAGTATATGCCGGAATCGGTTAAAACCAGCAAGTATGACGAGAACACGACCGGTCGAAAAGTCAGGTGCCAATCTACGTTATCCACCGCGAAAAATTGCGACTTGAACAGCGTCTCGGATTTTGGTG TTTCAAGTTACTACTCTTTACCGATCTGTAATCACGGTCGATCGCGGCACGGAGtttgcaaaagaaaattttatcgGTCGCGAGGTGTAGCCAGTTGCAACGGACGTCGAAGACCCGGTCCGCTTGGACAACTGTTAGCGTTTATAGTGAGCAGTTTAACGGCGTGCACGAGGAGAATCGTAATCGCTCCGTCCAAATACATCATCGACAACGTCGTCTCGACTTTCTTCCAAAG GCGAGAGTTGAAAAACGCCGAATGTGGACCCTCGTCGGATTGGGACAACTCGCTTTCGACATGCGTGTTCGCGCTCAAGAAAGACACCACGGTCATCGGAAAGCTTATCGACACTATGCGACCCGCCGTAGTGAAACTCATAACCGACACGACGATC CTGAAACGCTGGTTGCAAGCGGTTTCTCTGGCGACCCCGTCGCCATCCACGGAATTAACGAACGCCACTCGTAACACTGAAACCATCGACTGCTGGGCTTACGAGTTGTTCTTCCATCTCAAGTACCTTCAAGTGAATCGTGCGCGACGAACCACCGTCGACAAA GTGGTGGCCAAAGAAGAATCCAAGCCTAACGAGCTGATTCACGCCAACTTGTGGCATCGTTTGGTACAGCTTCGCGACAATTACATCATCTTGTACGAAACGCTCCAGACCTACGACAAGATTCGTAATTCCGAGAAGGAGAAACAGCAGGATTAA
- the LOC100883109 gene encoding uncharacterized protein LOC100883109 isoform X2 translates to MPESVKTSKYDENTTGRKVRCQSTLSTAKNCDLNSVSDFGVSSYYSLPICNHGRSRHGVCKRKFYRSRGVASCNGRRRPGPLGQLLAFIVSSLTACTRRIVIAPSKYIIDNVVSTFFQRRELKNAECGPSSDWDNSLSTCVFALKKDTTVIGKLIDTMRPAVVKLITDTTILKRWLQAVSLATPSPSTELTNATRNTETIDCWAYELFFHLKYLQVNRARRTTVDKVVAKEESKPNELIHANLWHRLVQLRDNYIILYETLQTYDKIRNSEKEKQQD, encoded by the exons ATGCCGGAATCGGTTAAAACCAGCAAGTATGACGAGAACACGACCGGTCGAAAAGTCAGGTGCCAATCTACGTTATCCACCGCGAAAAATTGCGACTTGAACAGCGTCTCGGATTTTGGTG TTTCAAGTTACTACTCTTTACCGATCTGTAATCACGGTCGATCGCGGCACGGAGtttgcaaaagaaaattttatcgGTCGCGAGGTGTAGCCAGTTGCAACGGACGTCGAAGACCCGGTCCGCTTGGACAACTGTTAGCGTTTATAGTGAGCAGTTTAACGGCGTGCACGAGGAGAATCGTAATCGCTCCGTCCAAATACATCATCGACAACGTCGTCTCGACTTTCTTCCAAAG GCGAGAGTTGAAAAACGCCGAATGTGGACCCTCGTCGGATTGGGACAACTCGCTTTCGACATGCGTGTTCGCGCTCAAGAAAGACACCACGGTCATCGGAAAGCTTATCGACACTATGCGACCCGCCGTAGTGAAACTCATAACCGACACGACGATC CTGAAACGCTGGTTGCAAGCGGTTTCTCTGGCGACCCCGTCGCCATCCACGGAATTAACGAACGCCACTCGTAACACTGAAACCATCGACTGCTGGGCTTACGAGTTGTTCTTCCATCTCAAGTACCTTCAAGTGAATCGTGCGCGACGAACCACCGTCGACAAA GTGGTGGCCAAAGAAGAATCCAAGCCTAACGAGCTGATTCACGCCAACTTGTGGCATCGTTTGGTACAGCTTCGCGACAATTACATCATCTTGTACGAAACGCTCCAGACCTACGACAAGATTCGTAATTCCGAGAAGGAGAAACAGCAGGATTAA
- the LOC100879897 gene encoding malate dehydrogenase, mitochondrial, whose translation MFVSSIRISKVRHKILQINRMVQSISEIYFVRSNRFSSKSMKVAVLGAACNTGNCLSLFLKQSSLIDELAIYDSKCTRGLSLDLSHIDTKCKVSAYDSSEKNLQETLEGAKIVMIIANQTIGNEQKSETLKQNADILSDLLPNVIKFCPQAMLAVAMDPINSLIPLTMEMYKRAGVYNPNRIFGITSLNCVRANTFVAEVIGIEPECVVVPVIGGACSNTCVPLLSHAKPCNKLSEQEARKLTHAMRTADEKIASISKRKDRICFALAFGAARFCMSLCKALRHQSGVVECAYVRSCLVPELTYFAAPLELGPDGIQKHVGIPPLSDYECNLLEIAKPKIKEAILLGETLALGNENVPSETCPPPSDSTDRANPAPQSS comes from the exons ATGTTTGTATCTTCGATTCGTATCTCAAAAGTTAGACACAAGATTTTGCAAATTAATAGAATGGTTCAGAGTAtttctgaaatatattttgtgCGATCGAATCGTTTCTCTTCAAAATCCATGAAAGTGGCAGTGCTAGGAGCTGCCTGTAATACGG GAAATTGTCTTTCGTTATTCCTGAAACAATCATCTTTGATCGATGAATTGGCAATTTACGATAGCAAATGTACTCGTGGTCTCTCATTGGACTTGAGTCACATCGATACGAAATGTAAGGTTAGCGCATATGATTCTTCCGAGAAAAATCTTCAAGAAACGCTGGAGGGTGCTAAAATAGTTATGATCATCGCGAATCAAACGATTGGAAATGAACAAAAGTCAGAGACATTGAAGCAGAATGCCGATATCTTGTCGGACTTGTTACCAaacgttattaaattttgtcCCCAG GCTATGCTCGCGGTCGCGATGGACCCGATAAACAGCTTAATACCTCTGACGATGGAAATGTATAAAAGAGCCGGAGTTTATAATCCCAATCGCATTTTTGGGATAACTAGTCTGAACTGTGTCAGAGCAAATACATTCGTAGCGGAAGTAATAGGTATCGAACCGGAATGCGTAGTGGTACCAGTGATTGGCGGAGCTTGTTCGAATACGTGTGTGCCTCTTCTTTCTCATGCGAAACCTTGCAACAAACTATCGGAG CAAGAAGCTAGGAAATTAACACACGCGATGCGAACGGCGGATGAAAAGATAGCAAGCATAAGCAAACGGAAAGACAGAATATGTTTCGCTTTGGCTTTCGGAGCAGCCAGATTTTGCATGTCTCTTTGCAAAG CTTTGCGACATCAGAGCGGTGTAGTGGAATGCGCCTACGTTCGATCTTGCCTGGTACCAGAATTAACATATTTCGCTGCTCCCTTGGAACTAGGTCCGGATGGAATTCAGAAACACGTGGGGATTCCGCCTCTGTCCGATTACGAATGTAACCTTCTCGAAATAGCCAAACCCAAAATCAAAGAAGCTATTCTGCTTGGAGAG ACTCTCGCTCTTGGCAACGAGAACGTTCCTTCGGAGACTTGTCCGCCACCTAGCGATTCGACTGACCGAGCAAACCCTGCACCGCAATCttcgtaa